In one Lolium rigidum isolate FL_2022 chromosome 3, APGP_CSIRO_Lrig_0.1, whole genome shotgun sequence genomic region, the following are encoded:
- the LOC124695125 gene encoding geraniol 8-hydroxylase-like has protein sequence MELFLCAPCFVILFVVSSLYLLLRLFADARRNLPPGPRPLPLIGNLLDLGAQPHRSLARLAERHGPLMTLRLGAVTTVVASSVDAARDILQRHDAAFSARSVPDAVRACAHDRLSVGWLPPSDPRWRALRKVCSAELFSPSRLDAHHSMRREKVHELVSHVARLSREGAAVDVGRVAFATVLNLLSRTIFSADLDDRGGSEQLRDVITEFTSAVGVPNLSDFFPAIAPLDPQRLRKRLARVFQRLHAIFDDQIERRMLERDAGEPPKNDFLDVLLDHRSPEDGLGFDRQTLRSLLTDLFSGADTSSATVEWAMAELLQNPSAMAKAREELAQVIGTKSEIDESDIGQLKYLQAIVKEVFRLHPPAPFLLPRQAVATTEVGGYTVPKGTRVLVNVWAIGRDSKLWPEPEKFLPERFLGKETDYRGRDFELLPFGSGRRICPGIPLAVRMVHLMLASLLYRFEWRLPGEVEGNGVDMGEKFGMLLGLATPLHAIAEPIQVKQSCVDM, from the exons ATGGAACTCTTCCTCTGCGCACCATGCttcgtcatcctcttcgtcgttTCGTCCCTgtacctcctcctccgcctcttcgccgATGCTCGCCGCAACCTTCCCCCCGGGCCCCGCCCGCTCCCTCTCATAGGCAACCTCCTCGACCTCGGCGCTCAGCCGCACCGCTCCCTCGCGCGCCTCGCCGAACGCCACGGCCCGCTCATGACGCTCCGCCTCGGCGCCGTCACCACCGTCGTCGCATCCTCCGTGGACGCCGCCCGCGATATCCTCCAGCGCCACGACGCCGCCTTCTCTGCGCGCTCCGTGCCCGACGCCGTCCGCGCGTGCGCCCACGACAGGCTCTCCGTTGGCTGGCTCCCGCCCAGCGACCCCCGCTGGCGGGCCCTCCGCAAGGTGTGCTCCGCTGAGCTCTTCTCGCCGTCCCGCCTCGACGCGCACCATTCCATGCGCCGCGAGAAGGTGCATGAGCTGGTTTCCCACGTCGCGCGGCTGTCCCGCGAGGGCGCGGCCGTGGACGTCGGCCGCGTCGCGTTCGCGACCGTGCTGAACCTGCTCTCCCGCACCATATTCTCGGCCGACCTCGACGACCGCGGTGGGTCGGAGCAGCTCAGGGACGTGATCACCGAGTTCACGAGCGCCGTCGGGGTGCCCAACCTGTCGGACTTCTTCCCGGCGATCGCCCCCCTCGACCCTCAGCGTCTGAGGAAGCGCCTCGCCCGGGTGTTCCAGCGGCTGCACGCCATCTTCGACGATCAGATCGAGCGACGCATGCTGGAGCGCGACGCCGGGGAGCCACCCAAGAACGACTTCCTGGACGTGCTCCTCGACCACCGAAGCCCGGAGGATGGACTGGGTTTCGATCGGCAGACGCTGCGCTCGTTGCTTACG GATCTGTTTAGCGGAGCCGACACAAGTTCAGCAACCGTTGAATGGGCAATGGCTGAGCTGCTACAAAATCCATCAGCCATGGCAAAAGCCCGCGAAGAACTTGCACAGGTGATTGGAACCAAATCAGAGATCGATGAATCAGACATCGGCCAACTGAAGTACCTTCAGGCCATCGTCAAAGAGGTTTTCCGTCttcatcctcctgctccattcttGCTGCCGCGGCAAGCCGTGGCGACTACGGAGGTAGGCGGCTACACCGTGCCCAAGGGCACACGTGTTCTGGTCAACGTGTGGGCGATTGGCCGAGACAGCAAGCTGTGGCCTGAACCTGAGAAATTCTTGCCGGAGAGGTTCTTGGGGAAAGAGACCGATTACCGTGGCCGGGACTTTGAGCTCCTCCCGTTTGGTTCCGGTCGGAGGATCTGCCCCGGGATTCCGCTGGCTGTGCGCATGGTGCACCTGATGCTTGCGTCGTTGCTGTACCGGTTCGAGTGGAGGCTCCCAGGAGAGGTGGAGGGAAATGGGGTGGACATGGGGGAGAAGTTCGGGATGCTACTGGGATTGGCCACGCCACTACACGCCATAGCTGAACCAATTCAAGTTAAACAGAGCTGTGTTGATATGTAG